A single window of Nicotiana sylvestris chromosome 3, ASM39365v2, whole genome shotgun sequence DNA harbors:
- the LOC104249009 gene encoding ABC transporter A family member 7-like isoform X2, translating to MADSVHGPASFWTQANALLRKNLIFQKRDVKSNIRLISVPIILCLLLVLIQNLVNKNLDTPSNRCGCKCVDKNGDGKCEEVCGIEYSDLGQASNCPIPSPSEWPPLLQIPALKYRAVQTDFISYGGLPDDSCKMSGSCPATILLTGSNQTFGESMDRNLFSSGSTLNSSDIFYSLAYNILGSESHTEYVNFLEAAFFSNLPVYYVQSQCSSNSTFSLPLEFGSVAVQQEINCLKGLHLWRNSSYEINDEIYKGYSKGNQEGKINEILTAYDFHNSNRNGFNVSIWYNSTYKKDKGNLPMALSRIPRTVNLASNAYLQFLRGPSARVLFEFVKEMPKAETKLSLDFASILGPLFFSWVVSQLFPVVLIALVYEKQQKLRIMMKMHGLADGPYWMISYAYFLVISSIYMLCFVIFGSLVGLKFFLLNDYSIQFVFYFIYMNLQVSLSFLVAAFFSNVKTATVIGYIMVFANGLLSAFLFQFFLQDESFPNGMRWNDLSDGKNGMKEVLVIMLVQWLVFLFLSYYVDQIASSGKDPLFFLWNSRKNPSPSFRKHSLRRQGSKVFVQMEKPDVSQERERVEQLLESSTTHAIICDNLKKVYPGKDGNPEKFAVRGLSLALPQGECFGMLGPNGAGKTTFINMMIGLIKPSSGTAYAQGMDIRTDMDMIYTNMGVCPQHDLLWEKLTGREHLLFYGRLKNLIGADLTQAVEESLKSVNLFHGGVADKQTGKYSGGMKRRLSVAISLIGDPKVVYMDEPSTGLDPASRNNLWNVVKRAKQDRAIILTTHSMEEAEHLCDRLGIFVDGSLQCLGNPKELKARYGGSYVFTMTTSSDNEEEVEHMVRRLSPNANKIYHISGTQKFELPKQEVRIADVFQAVEKVKSKFTVYAWGLADTTLEDVFIKVARATHAFNVLS from the exons ATGGCGGATTCGGTGCATGGTCCCGCAAGCTTCTGGACCCAAGCCAATGCTTTGCTGAGAAAGAATTTGATTTTTCAG AAACGAGATGTCAAGTCAAATATTCGCCTTATCTCAGTCCCTATAATACTTTGTTTATTGCTAGTTCTCATTCAAAATTTAGTCAACAAAAATTTGGATACACCATCAAACAGATGTGGCTGCAAATGTGTAGACAAAAATGGTGACGGAAAATGTGAAGAAGTATGTGGTATTGAATATTCAGATTTGGGCCAAGCCAGCAACTGTCCGATTCCTAGCCCATCAGAATGGCCTCCCTTGTTACAGATACCAGCATTGAAGTATCGTGCTGTACAAACTGATTTTATTTCATATGGGGGCTTGCCCGATGATTCGTGTAAAATGTCGGGTTCTTGCCCAGCTACTATACTTCTCACTGGAAGTAATCAGACTTTTGGAGAAA GTATGGATAGAAATTTGTTCAGCAGTGGATCAACTCTAAATTCCTCTGACATTTTCTATAGCTTAGCCTATAATATCTTG GGCTCCGAGTCACACACCGAGTATGTGAATTTTCTTGAGGCAGCTTTCTTCTCCAACCTGCCAGTCTACTACGTCCAATCGCAGTGTTCTTCAAATTCCACATTTTCTCTTCCATTAGAATTTGGTTCTGTAGCTGTTCAGCAAG AGATAAACTGCTTAAAAGGTTTACACTTGTGGCGTAATAGTTCTTATGAGATCAATGATGAGATTTATAAAGGCTACAGCAAGGGGAATCAAGAGGGAAAGATAAACGAGATACTAACAG caTATGATTTCCATAATTCAAATAGAAATGGTTTCAATGTGAGTATTTGGTATAACTCTACCTATAAGAAAGACAAAGGCAATCTACCAATGGCACTGTCAAGGATTCCTCGTACAGTGAATTTG GCATCAAATGCCTACCTTCAGTTTTTGCGTGGGCCTTCTGCAAGAGTGCTGTTTGAGTTTGTCAAAGAAATGCCCAAAGCAGAAACAAAACTCAGCCTGGACTTTGCTTCTATCCTGGGACCACTATTCTTTTCATGGGTGGTTTCACAGCTTTTTCCT GTTGTTTTGATAGCTCTGGTTTATGAGAAGCAGCAGAAACTAAGAATCATGATGAAAATGCATGGACTTGCGGATGGTCCCTACTGGATGATTTCTTATGCTTATTTTTTGGTCATATCTTCTATATACATGTTATGTTTTGTGATTTTCGGCTCATTAGTAG GCTTGAAGTTCTTTTTGCTTAATGATTACAGCATCCAGTTCGTGTTTTATTTCATTTACATGAACTTGCAAGTGTCCCTTTCTTTTCTAGTTGCTGCGTTTTTCTCGAATGTTAAGACAGCCACAG TCATCGGCTATATAATGGTGTTTGCAAACGGACTCTTGTCAGCATTCCTTTTCCAGTTCTTTCTCCAGGATGAATCATTTCCCA ATGGAATGAGATGGAATGATCTGAGTGATGGAAAAAATGGGATGAAGGAGGTCCTAGTAATTATGTTAGTGCAGTGGTTGgtgtttctctttctttcttattACGTTGATCAGATTGCATCATCAGGGAAAGATCCCCTATTTTTCTTGTGGAACTCCCGAAAGAACCCTTCACCTTCCTTCAGGAAACATAGTTTACGAAGGCAGGGTTCTAAAGTTTTCGTACAAATGGAGAAACCTGATGTTTCTCAGGAG AGGGAGAGAGTTGAACAGTTACTCGAATCAAGTACAACTCATGCCATCATTTGTGACAATTTGAAAAAGGTTTATCCAGGGAAAGATGGAAACCCTGAGAAATTTGCAGTGAGAGGATTGTCACTTGCTTTGCCGCAAGGGGAATGTTTTGGTATGCTTGGTCCCAATGGTGCTGGCAAAACTACTTTTATTAATATG ATGATTGGACTCATAAAACCAAGCTCCGGTACTGCATATGCTCAGGGTATGGATATACGAACAGACATGGATATGATATACACCAACATGGGTGTATGTCCGCAGCATGA CTTGCTTTGGGAAAAATTAACAGGAAGGGAGCACCTACTTTTCTACGGAAGGCTTAAAAATCTTATAGGAGCAGACTTGACACAA GCGGTTGAAGAATCTCTTAAGAGTGTCAACTTGTTTCATGGAGGCGTTGCTGACAAGCAAACTGGGAAATACAGTGGAGGAATGAAGAGGAGGCTAAGTGTTGCTATTTCACTGATTGGTGATCCTAAG GTAGTCTACATGGATGAGCCCAGCACTGGACTGGATCCAGCTTCACGAAATAACTTGTGGAATGTTGTCAAACGTGCAAAGCAAGATAGAGCAATTATTCTCACAA CCCATTCCATGGAAGAAGCGGAACATCTATGTGATCGACTAGGAATATTCGTTGATGGCAGCTTGCAGTGCCTAGGAAATCCCAAAGAG TTGAAGGCAAGATATGGAGGGTCTTATGTGTTTACAATGACAACATCATCAGATAATGAAGAAGAAGTGGAGCACATGGTGCGACGCCTATCCCCAAATGCCAACAAGATATACCATATATCTGGGACACAGAAGTTTGAGTTGCCAAAGCAAGAGGTTAGAATTGCAGATGTATTTCAAGCAGTTGAGAAAGTAAAGAGTAAATTCACGGTTTATGCTTGGGGTTTGGCTGATACAACTTTAGAGGACGTTTTTATCAAGGTTGCTCGCGCTACTCACGCTTTCAATGTTCTCTCTTGA
- the LOC104249009 gene encoding ABC transporter A family member 7-like isoform X1, with protein MADSVHGPASFWTQANALLRKNLIFQKRDVKSNIRLISVPIILCLLLVLIQNLVNKNLDTPSNRCGCKCVDKNGDGKCEEVCGIEYSDLGQASNCPIPSPSEWPPLLQIPALKYRAVQTDFISYGGLPDDSCKMSGSCPATILLTGSNQTFGESMDRNLFSSGSTLNSSDIFYSLAYNILGSESHTEYVNFLEAAFFSNLPVYYVQSQCSSNSTFSLPLEFGSVAVQQEINCLKGLHLWRNSSYEINDEIYKGYSKGNQEGKINEILTAYDFHNSNRNGFNVSIWYNSTYKKDKGNLPMALSRIPRTVNLASNAYLQFLRGPSARVLFEFVKEMPKAETKLSLDFASILGPLFFSWVVSQLFPVVLIALVYEKQQKLRIMMKMHGLADGPYWMISYAYFLVISSIYMLCFVIFGSLVGLKFFLLNDYSIQFVFYFIYMNLQVSLSFLVAAFFSNVKTATVIGYIMVFANGLLSAFLFQFFLQDESFPRGWIIVMELYPGFSLFRGLYEFSQYAFNGNYLGTDGMRWNDLSDGKNGMKEVLVIMLVQWLVFLFLSYYVDQIASSGKDPLFFLWNSRKNPSPSFRKHSLRRQGSKVFVQMEKPDVSQERERVEQLLESSTTHAIICDNLKKVYPGKDGNPEKFAVRGLSLALPQGECFGMLGPNGAGKTTFINMMIGLIKPSSGTAYAQGMDIRTDMDMIYTNMGVCPQHDLLWEKLTGREHLLFYGRLKNLIGADLTQAVEESLKSVNLFHGGVADKQTGKYSGGMKRRLSVAISLIGDPKVVYMDEPSTGLDPASRNNLWNVVKRAKQDRAIILTTHSMEEAEHLCDRLGIFVDGSLQCLGNPKELKARYGGSYVFTMTTSSDNEEEVEHMVRRLSPNANKIYHISGTQKFELPKQEVRIADVFQAVEKVKSKFTVYAWGLADTTLEDVFIKVARATHAFNVLS; from the exons ATGGCGGATTCGGTGCATGGTCCCGCAAGCTTCTGGACCCAAGCCAATGCTTTGCTGAGAAAGAATTTGATTTTTCAG AAACGAGATGTCAAGTCAAATATTCGCCTTATCTCAGTCCCTATAATACTTTGTTTATTGCTAGTTCTCATTCAAAATTTAGTCAACAAAAATTTGGATACACCATCAAACAGATGTGGCTGCAAATGTGTAGACAAAAATGGTGACGGAAAATGTGAAGAAGTATGTGGTATTGAATATTCAGATTTGGGCCAAGCCAGCAACTGTCCGATTCCTAGCCCATCAGAATGGCCTCCCTTGTTACAGATACCAGCATTGAAGTATCGTGCTGTACAAACTGATTTTATTTCATATGGGGGCTTGCCCGATGATTCGTGTAAAATGTCGGGTTCTTGCCCAGCTACTATACTTCTCACTGGAAGTAATCAGACTTTTGGAGAAA GTATGGATAGAAATTTGTTCAGCAGTGGATCAACTCTAAATTCCTCTGACATTTTCTATAGCTTAGCCTATAATATCTTG GGCTCCGAGTCACACACCGAGTATGTGAATTTTCTTGAGGCAGCTTTCTTCTCCAACCTGCCAGTCTACTACGTCCAATCGCAGTGTTCTTCAAATTCCACATTTTCTCTTCCATTAGAATTTGGTTCTGTAGCTGTTCAGCAAG AGATAAACTGCTTAAAAGGTTTACACTTGTGGCGTAATAGTTCTTATGAGATCAATGATGAGATTTATAAAGGCTACAGCAAGGGGAATCAAGAGGGAAAGATAAACGAGATACTAACAG caTATGATTTCCATAATTCAAATAGAAATGGTTTCAATGTGAGTATTTGGTATAACTCTACCTATAAGAAAGACAAAGGCAATCTACCAATGGCACTGTCAAGGATTCCTCGTACAGTGAATTTG GCATCAAATGCCTACCTTCAGTTTTTGCGTGGGCCTTCTGCAAGAGTGCTGTTTGAGTTTGTCAAAGAAATGCCCAAAGCAGAAACAAAACTCAGCCTGGACTTTGCTTCTATCCTGGGACCACTATTCTTTTCATGGGTGGTTTCACAGCTTTTTCCT GTTGTTTTGATAGCTCTGGTTTATGAGAAGCAGCAGAAACTAAGAATCATGATGAAAATGCATGGACTTGCGGATGGTCCCTACTGGATGATTTCTTATGCTTATTTTTTGGTCATATCTTCTATATACATGTTATGTTTTGTGATTTTCGGCTCATTAGTAG GCTTGAAGTTCTTTTTGCTTAATGATTACAGCATCCAGTTCGTGTTTTATTTCATTTACATGAACTTGCAAGTGTCCCTTTCTTTTCTAGTTGCTGCGTTTTTCTCGAATGTTAAGACAGCCACAG TCATCGGCTATATAATGGTGTTTGCAAACGGACTCTTGTCAGCATTCCTTTTCCAGTTCTTTCTCCAGGATGAATCATTTCCCA GAGGCTGGATTATAGTTATGGAGCTATATCCTGGATTTTCTCTTTTTCGTGGATTATATGAGTTTTCCCAATATGCTTTCAATGGTAATTATTTGGGAACAGATGGAATGAGATGGAATGATCTGAGTGATGGAAAAAATGGGATGAAGGAGGTCCTAGTAATTATGTTAGTGCAGTGGTTGgtgtttctctttctttcttattACGTTGATCAGATTGCATCATCAGGGAAAGATCCCCTATTTTTCTTGTGGAACTCCCGAAAGAACCCTTCACCTTCCTTCAGGAAACATAGTTTACGAAGGCAGGGTTCTAAAGTTTTCGTACAAATGGAGAAACCTGATGTTTCTCAGGAG AGGGAGAGAGTTGAACAGTTACTCGAATCAAGTACAACTCATGCCATCATTTGTGACAATTTGAAAAAGGTTTATCCAGGGAAAGATGGAAACCCTGAGAAATTTGCAGTGAGAGGATTGTCACTTGCTTTGCCGCAAGGGGAATGTTTTGGTATGCTTGGTCCCAATGGTGCTGGCAAAACTACTTTTATTAATATG ATGATTGGACTCATAAAACCAAGCTCCGGTACTGCATATGCTCAGGGTATGGATATACGAACAGACATGGATATGATATACACCAACATGGGTGTATGTCCGCAGCATGA CTTGCTTTGGGAAAAATTAACAGGAAGGGAGCACCTACTTTTCTACGGAAGGCTTAAAAATCTTATAGGAGCAGACTTGACACAA GCGGTTGAAGAATCTCTTAAGAGTGTCAACTTGTTTCATGGAGGCGTTGCTGACAAGCAAACTGGGAAATACAGTGGAGGAATGAAGAGGAGGCTAAGTGTTGCTATTTCACTGATTGGTGATCCTAAG GTAGTCTACATGGATGAGCCCAGCACTGGACTGGATCCAGCTTCACGAAATAACTTGTGGAATGTTGTCAAACGTGCAAAGCAAGATAGAGCAATTATTCTCACAA CCCATTCCATGGAAGAAGCGGAACATCTATGTGATCGACTAGGAATATTCGTTGATGGCAGCTTGCAGTGCCTAGGAAATCCCAAAGAG TTGAAGGCAAGATATGGAGGGTCTTATGTGTTTACAATGACAACATCATCAGATAATGAAGAAGAAGTGGAGCACATGGTGCGACGCCTATCCCCAAATGCCAACAAGATATACCATATATCTGGGACACAGAAGTTTGAGTTGCCAAAGCAAGAGGTTAGAATTGCAGATGTATTTCAAGCAGTTGAGAAAGTAAAGAGTAAATTCACGGTTTATGCTTGGGGTTTGGCTGATACAACTTTAGAGGACGTTTTTATCAAGGTTGCTCGCGCTACTCACGCTTTCAATGTTCTCTCTTGA
- the LOC104249009 gene encoding ABC transporter A family member 7-like isoform X3 gives MADSVHGPASFWTQANALLRKNLIFQKRDVKSNIRLISVPIILCLLLVLIQNLVNKNLDTPSNRCGCKCVDKNGDGKCEEVCGIEYSDLGQASNCPIPSPSEWPPLLQIPALKYRAVQTDFISYGGLPDDSCKMSGSCPATILLTGSNQTFGESMDRNLFSSGSTLNSSDIFYSLAYNILGSESHTEYVNFLEAAFFSNLPVYYVQSQCSSNSTFSLPLEFGSVAVQQEINCLKGLHLWRNSSYEINDEIYKGYSKGNQEGKINEILTAYDFHNSNRNGFNVSIWYNSTYKKDKGNLPMALSRIPRTVNLASNAYLQFLRGPSARVLFEFVKEMPKAETKLSLDFASILGPLFFSWVVSQLFPVVLIALVYEKQQKLRIMMKMHGLADGPYWMISYAYFLVISSIYMLCFVIFGSLVGLKFFLLNDYSIQFVFYFIYMNLQVSLSFLVAAFFSNVKTATVIGYIMVFANGLLSAFLFQFFLQDESFPRGWIIVMELYPGFSLFRGLYEFSQYAFNGNYLGTDGMRWNDLSDGKNGMKEVLVIMLVQWLVFLFLSYYVDQIASSGKDPLFFLWNSRKNPSPSFRKHSLRRQGSKVFVQMEKPDVSQERERVEQLLESSTTHAIICDNLKKVYPGKDGNPEKFAVRGLSLALPQGECFGMLGPNGAGKTTFINMMIGLIKPSSGTAYAQGMDIRTDMDMIYTNMGVCPQHDLLWEKLTGREHLLFYGRLKNLIGADLTQAVEESLKSVNLFHGGVADKQTGKYSGGMKRRLSVAISLIGDPKVVYMDEPSTGLDPASRNNLWNVVKRAKQDRAIILTR, from the exons ATGGCGGATTCGGTGCATGGTCCCGCAAGCTTCTGGACCCAAGCCAATGCTTTGCTGAGAAAGAATTTGATTTTTCAG AAACGAGATGTCAAGTCAAATATTCGCCTTATCTCAGTCCCTATAATACTTTGTTTATTGCTAGTTCTCATTCAAAATTTAGTCAACAAAAATTTGGATACACCATCAAACAGATGTGGCTGCAAATGTGTAGACAAAAATGGTGACGGAAAATGTGAAGAAGTATGTGGTATTGAATATTCAGATTTGGGCCAAGCCAGCAACTGTCCGATTCCTAGCCCATCAGAATGGCCTCCCTTGTTACAGATACCAGCATTGAAGTATCGTGCTGTACAAACTGATTTTATTTCATATGGGGGCTTGCCCGATGATTCGTGTAAAATGTCGGGTTCTTGCCCAGCTACTATACTTCTCACTGGAAGTAATCAGACTTTTGGAGAAA GTATGGATAGAAATTTGTTCAGCAGTGGATCAACTCTAAATTCCTCTGACATTTTCTATAGCTTAGCCTATAATATCTTG GGCTCCGAGTCACACACCGAGTATGTGAATTTTCTTGAGGCAGCTTTCTTCTCCAACCTGCCAGTCTACTACGTCCAATCGCAGTGTTCTTCAAATTCCACATTTTCTCTTCCATTAGAATTTGGTTCTGTAGCTGTTCAGCAAG AGATAAACTGCTTAAAAGGTTTACACTTGTGGCGTAATAGTTCTTATGAGATCAATGATGAGATTTATAAAGGCTACAGCAAGGGGAATCAAGAGGGAAAGATAAACGAGATACTAACAG caTATGATTTCCATAATTCAAATAGAAATGGTTTCAATGTGAGTATTTGGTATAACTCTACCTATAAGAAAGACAAAGGCAATCTACCAATGGCACTGTCAAGGATTCCTCGTACAGTGAATTTG GCATCAAATGCCTACCTTCAGTTTTTGCGTGGGCCTTCTGCAAGAGTGCTGTTTGAGTTTGTCAAAGAAATGCCCAAAGCAGAAACAAAACTCAGCCTGGACTTTGCTTCTATCCTGGGACCACTATTCTTTTCATGGGTGGTTTCACAGCTTTTTCCT GTTGTTTTGATAGCTCTGGTTTATGAGAAGCAGCAGAAACTAAGAATCATGATGAAAATGCATGGACTTGCGGATGGTCCCTACTGGATGATTTCTTATGCTTATTTTTTGGTCATATCTTCTATATACATGTTATGTTTTGTGATTTTCGGCTCATTAGTAG GCTTGAAGTTCTTTTTGCTTAATGATTACAGCATCCAGTTCGTGTTTTATTTCATTTACATGAACTTGCAAGTGTCCCTTTCTTTTCTAGTTGCTGCGTTTTTCTCGAATGTTAAGACAGCCACAG TCATCGGCTATATAATGGTGTTTGCAAACGGACTCTTGTCAGCATTCCTTTTCCAGTTCTTTCTCCAGGATGAATCATTTCCCA GAGGCTGGATTATAGTTATGGAGCTATATCCTGGATTTTCTCTTTTTCGTGGATTATATGAGTTTTCCCAATATGCTTTCAATGGTAATTATTTGGGAACAGATGGAATGAGATGGAATGATCTGAGTGATGGAAAAAATGGGATGAAGGAGGTCCTAGTAATTATGTTAGTGCAGTGGTTGgtgtttctctttctttcttattACGTTGATCAGATTGCATCATCAGGGAAAGATCCCCTATTTTTCTTGTGGAACTCCCGAAAGAACCCTTCACCTTCCTTCAGGAAACATAGTTTACGAAGGCAGGGTTCTAAAGTTTTCGTACAAATGGAGAAACCTGATGTTTCTCAGGAG AGGGAGAGAGTTGAACAGTTACTCGAATCAAGTACAACTCATGCCATCATTTGTGACAATTTGAAAAAGGTTTATCCAGGGAAAGATGGAAACCCTGAGAAATTTGCAGTGAGAGGATTGTCACTTGCTTTGCCGCAAGGGGAATGTTTTGGTATGCTTGGTCCCAATGGTGCTGGCAAAACTACTTTTATTAATATG ATGATTGGACTCATAAAACCAAGCTCCGGTACTGCATATGCTCAGGGTATGGATATACGAACAGACATGGATATGATATACACCAACATGGGTGTATGTCCGCAGCATGA CTTGCTTTGGGAAAAATTAACAGGAAGGGAGCACCTACTTTTCTACGGAAGGCTTAAAAATCTTATAGGAGCAGACTTGACACAA GCGGTTGAAGAATCTCTTAAGAGTGTCAACTTGTTTCATGGAGGCGTTGCTGACAAGCAAACTGGGAAATACAGTGGAGGAATGAAGAGGAGGCTAAGTGTTGCTATTTCACTGATTGGTGATCCTAAG GTAGTCTACATGGATGAGCCCAGCACTGGACTGGATCCAGCTTCACGAAATAACTTGTGGAATGTTGTCAAACGTGCAAAGCAAGATAGAGCAATTATTCTCACAA GATAA